In the genome of Lathyrus oleraceus cultivar Zhongwan6 chromosome 4, CAAS_Psat_ZW6_1.0, whole genome shotgun sequence, the window TCCTGCAAAATTAATTAATCAATATGATTTTTTATTATACCCCAAGTTTGTGAAACGTGCAAGGATGAAGTCAAGTTGGATGTATAAAACTACAACAAAACAAATAAAGTTGTTGAAAAAATTATGCAAACGCACGTCTTGAAGAAGTTCATCTAGAACAGGTAGAGCAGGTCCTTCTCTAAAGTCAATCTTATTAGCAACTCCAGATTTTTCAATTATGGGTAATCCCAGCTTATAGTATTCACTATTCACGTCCAAAGCCAATACctaataaaattaattaatcataATTTAAACATTATTTCCTGAATGATGAATTTTAGAAgaatatattaatttaattttagAAGAATTTTTACCTTTCCATCAGAGGGAAGAGCAAGAGCAGTGGAGAGAAGAGAATAACCAGTGAACACACCAATTTCTATTGTGTTTTTTGCATTGATAAGCTTAATCAGCATGCTTAAAAGCTGTCCTTCATCAGCAGGTGTAGCCATAAGGTTCCTGTTTATTAATAATGTTAATTATAGTTAGATGCAGAATATGAAACTATAAATATTTcaataatttcattttttattacaTACTGGTAGTACTAgtttatatttttcaaaaattgttttttttcttttatatttttgAGAGACAAACAAGTATGTTCTTACCAAGGATGTTTTTCTGTCATCTCACGAAGCTCCTTCAAACATGGGTGCTCTCTAGGAAACACACTTGTTTCAAGTATATActgaacaacaacaacaaacaagAACATCAATTATATTACAATTAATTCAGTTGACAGTTGTACAGATATATCATATTTAGAAGAGTGGATATACCTGATAAAGTGCATCACTTTGAAGGAGACTCTTGTGAGCAAGTTCATTGTGTCCAATGGGTTTGATTTCTTGTTTCTCTTCATTGTTGATAGCCATATCTTGATTGTATGTATCTTAATTAATGCTTTTTTTGGAGTATACAAGGAAAGCTCTCTCAATGATGAAGAATAAAAGCTCCAAAATGGGGTCCAATTTATAGTCAAGATGATTGTGGGGGTAGGTGTGTCTCGTAGACAATGTCCTTTCATTTTGATATGATTAGTAATATTCTCtaatttaatatattttaaaataatttttattacAGCTAGAAGGGTTTGGTATGAAGTAACAGATACATAGATTCCTTTCCACTAACTCTCCAGTTATATTACTATCTTAGTTATTTATGAACATGTGTTTGGTGAAGTCAACGATTTCTGGCAATTAGTTTAACATTTCCATATTTGAACGTCATCAGATAAATCCATATCGTGTTCGGTTCCGATAAAATTCCCCATAAGTTAAAGTGTTCATAGTGTTTTACCCCCTAGCCTCCTTCTTCCTTACCGCAACATATCGATTTCCAGCTAATCTAACCAATCTCTTTTTGATCTTCAGTACCTCCCCACAAGAACTCTCGTTGAATTTTGATTTTCTCTTTCACAATTGATTTTGGAGCTTTGTAGAAAGAGAATTGATAAATTGAATATTTGACAAGACGACATTAATCATTATAATTTTATCTCTTATTGACATACAACGATCCTTCCATGAGTTTAATCTTCTATGCAAGTTCTCCATAGTGTCTCTACATGCTTCCTTCCTACCTTCTAGGGTTGACCCCAACATTTACTCTTTAAAAAATTGAAGGGAGAGCTTCCTACCGAACATAAGATTGTGGAAGCTGCTTTCATTAAAATTAAACATGTCTTCAAATTTGTGAAGGTTCAAGAAACACAAGAACGGGGAGGTTTGGATTGATTTTCAGATATGACGGGTTTTTTCATTAATTAATCGCAAACTAATGACGAGAACAACAATGATAAAAATACACAAGATTTTTATATTGGTCCACTATTAACTAAGTTAGTTAACTCCACTTGTCTGAGGTGGTTTCGCCTTCTCACATGACCTTAATCCACAGATTACAAACTCAAAGACCAACTGCCAATGACTTCTCGAGGCTACAGACTAAACTTAGTCCCTCAAAAAATttaaccaaaataaaaatacaaagATTGTGTGTTTACAAGAATGTTTCTAATCAAGCAGATACATAAAATGAGTTTCATAGATTACACTTAAGAAAATATACAGGTTAACACTCTAAGTGTAGTCAGTGTTGAAATTATTCTTATTCTTCGCGTCTCTATTTATTCACAATTTCTTGTCCTATTTAAATAGATGATGAATAGTACCATTAGA includes:
- the LOC127074441 gene encoding caffeoyl-CoA O-methyltransferase 1, which produces MAINNEEKQEIKPIGHNELAHKSLLQSDALYQYILETSVFPREHPCLKELREMTEKHPWNLMATPADEGQLLSMLIKLINAKNTIEIGVFTGYSLLSTALALPSDGKVLALDVNSEYYKLGLPIIEKSGVANKIDFREGPALPVLDELLQDENNKGAFDFVFVDADKDNYLNYHKRVLDLVKIGGLIGYDNTLWCGSVAAPPDAPMMDYVKRLRGYVIELNKYLAQDSRIEICQLPVGDGITLCRRIS